The nucleotide window TTCACAGTTCGCACCCCTAACCTACTTATTTACAATGTTTCCATGAAAAACCATAAGGGTCACGCTTGTACGTCATCATCAGACCCAGGAAAGCTGATGAAAAGGGTGGCAAGCTCTGCTTTTGCTTACGCGAGAGAAAGAAACTACCGTTAGTCAGTCTGTTGAGTCAAACCGCCTGGCTCCCTTAAGCGTCGGAGCTATAAATAGACACAGTTTGGAGGAGAAAGCTTTAAACGAAGGCTTCAGCaggccccctccccaacccattTCCTCCCCACCCTGTACCCTTCTCAATGCACAAGTCTGTGACAAATCCCTAAAACCTATTTTTAGCTTGAAGTACCCaccttttccttctttttttgtgAGTAAAACACTTTAACACGGTAAAGATAATGATTAAACCAGAAAATAAGGGCATTAGATGGTCCTATAACGAATGGCCAATGAACCCTTTAACGAAAACACTGCTGAACATCATTGTCTATTATATGAAATTAAAAGGTAGCTGTTCAGTTTTGTTGCAGAAAATGTGTCATATGGTTGTCTTACCTGCGAAACATTCTCATTCAGTAGGCCCATGAGAGAGGTAAGATTTATGAGATCATTTGGTTATTTCTAGCACTGATGCCATAGTCACATGGTTAAATCTGCGTCACTCGGCCtccacaatttaaaaaaaaagtcaaataaaataatttggatatatatttttaaataactTACTGAATAAATGAGTCTATGGCCAtaataaatgtgtaaatgtccaAGAAGACTTAAAaggcaacacacgcacacaacacaaatAAGCCCAATTGTGAAATAGTCTACACTAGAATTCTGTAGCCCGTATTTCATAAAGCCTTCAAGAGTTCCCTTAGTCACCACCTAGTGTAAGGAGGGCGCTATTAAGTTACCGGTTTGATTAATTTCGAAACGAGTtccctttccttcttttttccgGATCAGTCGTTATTTAGTTTTTAATTATATAACATAATCCCCCATTATACATTTAACAACATGGATTTCACAATTCGTGCTGCAACACTCGAAGACTGCAAAGACATTGCGAGGATGATCTTGGTGAGCGGACATATCTACTTAAGCGCGAGTAGCACGTGTTGTAATTGGTGACTATTCGTCGTTTCATAATTACGTTATATTATGCATACAAATTGCGTCAATGTACATTTAGACCCGTCACCATTCTGATAAAAGGGTGCATATTTAATTCATCCATTGGTTTCTTTTTCGGCTGCGTTGTAATAACATGACAGTACTGCAACGTATCCTGTAGGCTGTGCTTCTTTGGTACTATTGACGGTATCACGATGACGTGCAGTGACATATGACAACTTTATCATCGAAAGATGGTTTGCTGTTGGAAAATTACAATGTACCGTTATAAACTGCTTCATAAACAATATGCATGCCCTTCAGCCGTTTAGGTTTTGATAGGCTAAATATCTGTATTGCCCAACAGCCCCCGTCCATGAGGACTGGATGACTTAGGTTAAATTGTTCCCCTTGTCTACCTACAGGAACTGGCTGAATATGAGAAAGTGTCAGATCAGGTGAAAATCACACAAAGAGGTAGGCCTATATGCTATTAATTATATCATATTTTTTCTTCAGAGTTCATCAGTAGCTAATTATTACCTGTCATCAGAAAGTACCTATTATTCAGTCATAACtaaactgtgtgtatgtgaatgtaatTGGCTCGCAGTATTACACAGTTGTTAGTCGTCCTTGATCATAGGGTCCCTACTGAAGCAGCTTCTAATTTGAGGCTCAGGCTCTGTTAATGAACGTGTCACTCATCTGTGTAGACCTGGAGCAGGATGGGTTCTCCAAAAACCCGTTCTTCCACGGTATCATCGCTGAGGTGCCAGAGCAACACAGAACCAAAGAAGGTGAGAGAAAAAACACATCCGAAACTGGACCGTGCTTTTGTCTTCGTCAGTCTGTCTACTCCACCAATCCTTGCTGCGAATAAAGATATTAAAAAACATTATCATAAAAATGTAGTTGCAACTATTACACAGCTTGTCGGAAATGACATTTGCGATAATTGGTTTGGTTGTTAATAACGTCGTTCTTTCAGTTAGCTATTTGTGCTGGTGAGTTGGCCACTCTGACTTCCAGTTATGTAATGGGACAGCTTCTTTTTATTAGACCACCAGAACGAGAACATTTGCATTCCAACTGctgtcctggtctctcctttccttccgtGACACATCTCTTTTTCCACTTCCAGAAGAATCATGGTGATGTCCACCTGGTTAATCATTCTAACATCTGCAAGTCtggttgactgtgtgtgcgggtgCTTGGGTCTGCTGTCTATAGAAATGATGGATAATGCAGTTCTCATTCATACAGTACAGGCGGTGTGTTTAAAAACACAGGAAGGTAacgtgagtgtgtctgtccctTTGTAACTGTAGTGACTTTGCTTGCAGGGCATTCAAAGGTGGGCTATGCCCTCTACTTCTTCTCCTACAGCTCGTGGAAGGGCCGGGCTGTGTATATGGAGGATCTGTACGTGATGCCAGAGTTCAGAGGTCAGTGAGCTCCCTGCCCAGGGCCGTAATcagttacatttattcatttagcagacgcttttatccaaagcgacttccaagagagagctttacaaagtgcataggtcactgatcataacaacaagatagccacaaaacattgcgagtagccaaaacatgaagcacacattgtgaacaaccaaagtaagtgccaaagggaagaaccataagagcatgtagttaaacaagttacaattaaacaacatgaaccgctataagtgcaagtgtacctgtggaaaaaacaagcaacaataataaaaacaatatatcacagcgagtacaaaaaatttaaaacagttaccactaaccacaagagcaacaagtctctgagcaagagtcattgtgatccttgaggaaactaacatcgggtcaagcgaaccattcctaagtaccgttgtactcccggaacaagtgcgtcttgagccttttcttgaaggtggagagacagtcagtgtctctgatggttGTCATACGTTTTCTATTTCTGTCACCTAATCTTGTGATTTATCAAAACGTAGAACGATGACTCACTGTATGTAAATGACATAATGTAATAAGCACATTGACATTGTTATCAGTCACTCCTTTACTTTGTGTGTCTTGTTCTGAAAGGTAAAGGGATTGGCAAGGCACTGATGAGCAAAGTGGCTCAGGTAAGGGAGACTGCACACCGAGGCAACGTGTTAGTGGTCTACTTTCATGCAATGATGTTGTGTTACCACTGCAGTTTTATGCTTGCCTCTGGATGTATGTAttattatgtatgtgtgtgtgtgt belongs to Osmerus mordax isolate fOsmMor3 chromosome 23, fOsmMor3.pri, whole genome shotgun sequence and includes:
- the sat2a.1 gene encoding thialysine N-epsilon-acetyltransferase produces the protein MDFTIRAATLEDCKDIARMILELAEYEKVSDQVKITQRDLEQDGFSKNPFFHGIIAEVPEQHRTKEGHSKVGYALYFFSYSSWKGRAVYMEDLYVMPEFRGKGIGKALMSKVAQLGLAAGCTQLNFAVLDWNKASLDFYMSQGCFDVTADLGYHCMRCEGEQLEHLAQP